In Actinomycetota bacterium, the genomic stretch CGGCGCCGCCCGCCGCCGGACCGTCCGGCGCTAGTCGACCGGCTCTGCCGGTCCAAGTCCGTTGACCGTCGGTCCAAGGCCGGCACCGCGCCGTCGTGGGGTCACAGCCGGGCGGTCAGCTCCAGGGCCTGGTCGGCCAGCTGCACGACCACCTCGGCGAAGCCGCGCCAGGTGTCGTCGCCCCCACCGTAGGCTCCGGTGGCGTGGCGGGCGACCACGCCTTCGAGGATGACGGCGAGCTTCCAGGAGGCGAAGGCCACGTAGGTGTCGAGCTGCGACAGGTCGCGACCCGAGCCGGTCGCGTAGGCCTCGGCCACGGCGGCGCGGCCGGGGAAGCCGGGCATGACCGTCGGGGCCGAGCCCAGGGGGAGGGTCTGGTCGCCGGCCTCGGCCCAGTACACCAGCAGCAGGCCGACGTCGGCGAGCGGGTCGCCGAGGGTGCACAGCTCCCAGTCGAGCACGGCCAGGACCTGGCCGGCGGGGGAGAGGACGACGTTGTCGAGCCGGAAGTCACCGTGGACGATCCGGGCCGGGCCGACCTGGACGGGGAGATGGGCGGCCAGGCGGCGGTGGACCTCGTCGAGCGCGGGCAGGGGCCGGGTGCGGGACTGCTCCAGCTGGCGCTGCCAGCGGGCGAGCTGGCGTTCCAGGTAGCCGGAGCGGCGGCCGAGC encodes the following:
- a CDS encoding phosphotransferase family protein: MIPGIDPEGVTAWFQANVPGVRPPLAFRQIAGGRSNLTYRVEDAARATWVLRRPPLHGVLPSAHDMGREHRVITALAGTPVPVPATFGLCQDPAVTGAPFYVMAHVDGVVPRDEATVAAALDEPARAAAAGSLIDALVALHGVDPDQVGLGELGRRSGYLERQLARWQRQLEQSRTRPLPALDEVHRRLAAHLPVQVGPARIVHGDFRLDNVVLSPAGQVLAVLDWELCTLGDPLADVGLLLVYWAEAGDQTLPLGSAPTVMPGFPGRAAVAEAYATGSGRDLSQLDTYVAFASWKLAVILEGVVARHATGAYGGGDDTWRGFAEVVVQLADQALELTARL